In the genome of Lysobacter sp. 5GHs7-4, the window CAGCTCAAGGCCACCCTGACCGAAGGCGGCAAGCCGCTGACCGGACTGGCCGCCGGCACGGTGCGCGCCTTCATCTCCGGCCCGGCCGAAAGCTTGGGCAACATCCTCGCCGCCGGCAAGGCCAAGGCCGGCGACGCGCCGCAGGGCGACGCGCTCAGCGCGGCCGGCCTGAAAGCGCAGGCCATGCTCAACGACCCGGCGCAGCGCGACAAGCTGCTCGCCGCGCTGGAACTGGGTGCGGAAAAGGGCATCGAGCTGAAGGAAACCAGCCCCGGCGTGTACACCGGCGAATACCCGGCCACCCTGGCCGAGGGCGTGTATCAGGTCACCTACCGTATCGACAGCAGCAGCCCCGACAACGGCGGCTTCACCCGCGTCTACACCACCGACCACTACGTGCAAGTGGCGCCCGATGCGGCCGCCACCGCCAAGACCATCAAGCACGAGCCCGCGCGCGCCTGCCCGTCCACGTTCGCTGGCGGCTGCGTACAGGTGACGCTGAAGCCGGTCGACGCCAAGGGCAACCTGGTCGGCCCCGGCAAGGGCGCCAGCGTCCAACTGGTGCAGCCGTTCGAAGGCGGCCTGGTCGGCGACGTGATCGACAATCTCGATGGCAGCTACCGCATCGTGATCGGCTACAACAAGAAGGGCATGGCCCCGCCGGTGCTGCGCATCGACGGACTCGAACTGAAACTGCCCGACGCGGTCGGCACCGGCGGCAAGGGCGGCGGCAGCATCGTCGACAGCGGCGACAAGCCGATCTGGATGCAGTGGTGGGTGTGGCTGATCGCCCTGCTGGTGCTGTTGATCCTGATCCTGCTGATGCGTCGCAAGTGATCTGAGGCAACGGCCACCGGCCAACGGAAACGCCGCGAGTGATCGCGGCGTTTTCGTTTATGCGCGCAGCGGTCGGACACGCACGTCATTGGTCGGGCGGCGGCAGCATGGTCTCGCCGCATACGCAGCGTCCGTTCCACAACATCATCTCGAAGCCCGGCGAGCACTTCAGGAATTGCTTGCAGGTGTCCACGCCGCCCAGGCTGTCCAAGGGACCGGGACTGCGGTCGGTGCGCGGCAGTCGGTCGCCCGGCACGGGCTCGGGCGTGCTCAGATCGCGGCAGCCGCAGTCCGGCCACTCGCCAACGCCGATCTGGTTGCCGTCGGCGCAGCCGAAGTTGTTCTCGCACGTCAACGGCATGCGCGGCGGCGGCGCTTCTTCGCACGCGCATTGCGGCGGCTCGCCCACCGGCGCGGCGCCGCGCGGGCAGGTGACGATCTCCGCGCAACTGCGCTGCGCGTGCGCGGGCGCGCTCGCCGACAGCGTGGTCCATGCCAACACCAGCGCGAGCATCGCCCGCGCACGCGTCTGCGCTTTCATGCCTGACCTCCTTGTGGGCGGATGCGAACGGCATCCGGCCGCCTAAGGCGACCACGGACGGCAGGCCCGCACGCTACCGCTCGTCGGCGGCGCGGGCCTTGCGGCTCAGGCCTGGCGGCGCACTTCGCGCCAGACCAGCCACAGCGGGGTCAGGAACACCAGTAGGGCCGCGCCCGCATAGATCAGCGCCACCATTACGTTGCCCTGCAGCGCCCACACCAGCGCCGGCAGCACCACCATGGGCACGCCCAGCGGCCGGCGCCGGGTGAGCAGGTAGGCGCCCACCGCGACCAGCAGCCATAACAGCGCCTGGCCCATCGAGGCGAAGGACGACACCGGCGCGGCGCGTGCGCCTTCCGGACCGGGGCCCACGAACAGCACCGCGACCACGGCCAGCACCGCGGCCGTCAGCAACATCCAGGCGCACAGGTCGGACAGACCGAATAGGAACTTGGTAAGACGCACCCGTCAGCGCTCCGTCGTATCGACATAGAAACTCGATGATGGCCCCCACCCGCTTCGGTGGAACGGCGCATCGCGGGCGACAGTTTACCGTCTCGCCGTCCGACGCCGGTTCGACACCGGACCGCCGGCTCCGCCTCAGCTCGGCCGCTGGGCCTCGTACGCCGCGAACGGTCCGAAAAACACCCATTCCGGCGCCGCCAAGCCGGCCAGCACTTCGGCCTGACTGGGGAAATGGTTCGGAAACTCCGGCCAGGCCTGGACCACGTGGTGCTGCCACTTCATCGGATCCAGCTGATGGACCACGCCGTCGGACAGATCCAGGAACTCGTAGCCGCGCGCCTGAATCTGCGCCACGGCCTGTACCAATGCGGCTTCGTGATCGCCGGCCGCCACGTAGACGGGCACGAAGGCGCCGACCAGATGCGACGGCATCTCGCAATTGCTGCCGCGTCCCACCTGGAGATTCATCAGGAACAGCAGATTCATCGCACCGCTTCCGCCGCGCGCTTGCCCGTGGGATCGCCGACGCTGCGGTTCAACGCCACCGCCTCCCTGGTCAGCCGGCGCACCACCGCGGTCGCGATCGTCATGCCCTCGCGCAAGTCCAGCGTGGCCAGCTCGAACTTGCCGCCGGGCTTGAGCCTGGGCTCGATCTCCAGCAAGCGCTTGCCGCGCCAGAAGCCGAACAACACCCGCTGCGCCTCGGCGCGGATCAGCAGCACCGGGCCGTTGCTGAAGTACACCAGGTGGCCCCACTTGATCTTCTCGTCCAGCTTCGCCGCCGCCAGCACGTCGGCGCGCAATTGCTCGACCAGGTCGCGCCGCCATCCGTCCAAGGCGGCGACATAGGCATCGGGATTCGCGGCGGGCGGTGTCTTCTGCATGACGGGCTCCCGGATACGTCAGGATCGAACGGCGCAGGGCCATGCTACCGGACGCGCGCAGCCGCGCCGCTCAACCGGTGTACGGGCCTTTGACTTCGCCCCAGCCCCACTTCGGCATCGGCGCGCCGGCCTCGACGCTGGCGCCGGGCTGGGAATTGATCACCGCCAGGCGCGAACCCCATTCCAGATAGCCGACCAGCGCCGAGCGGAATTCCGGGTCGTCGGGCAACGCCAGTTCGTCGGCCGTCTCCAGCAGCAGGCTCACCCAGCGTCGCCGCTGCTCCTGGCTCAGATGCCGGTTGAGATGATGGCGGATCATCTGCGGATGCCCGCCATGCGCGCGCGAGTACAGCTCGGGGCCGCCCAGCACTTCGGCCAGGAACGCCGCCACGTGCGCGGGATGGTCGTCGCTCATGTGCGCGAACACCTCGCCCAGCAGCGCGTCTGCGCGCACGTGCTGGTAGAAGCGCACGGTCAGGCGCTGCAGCGCGTCGATGCCGCCCAGCCATTCGTACAGGGTCGGAACGCCGTCGTTGTGCATGCTCGTATCGCGTCGAACACGCGCCCCGCCCACACCGGCTCGAAGCCGCCGCACAACTCGATGAACTGGGCGCCGTCCTCGACCAGCGCGACCGCGACGTCCACCACGGCTGCTTGCTCCGGCACGCCGACGATCGTGGTGCGCACGCCGCCGCGCTCGATCACCATGCGGTCCACCGCCGGATCCATCTGCGGCGCTTCGAATATGAAAGCCCAACTGATCAATGCCGCCTCTCCGTCGCTCATGTCGGATTCGCCAGGCAGGCGCGCGCGCCTTAGGCCTCGGATACAGCTCGACGCATTGCACCGGCCTTGTTCATGCGCCGCAAGTGCCGCTGCCGGCCTGTGCCGGCCCGGCAGCGGAACCGTCGCATCCGTCACGTCTTACTGGCCGGCCTTGCGCTACAAACCAAGACGCACTCGCCGGAGACTCCCCCATGAACAGGTCACTGACGACTTTGTCCGCGTTGGCGCTGCTGGCCGCCTGTACTCCCAGCGCCGGCCAGCTGACGGGCAGCCCATCGAAGCAGACGGATGATCAGGCGCCCGCCAATTTCATCATGGTCGCCAAATCCACGCCGGACACGCCGCCGGCCGCGCAAACGCCGCAGCCGGCGAGCGCGCCCGCCGCGCAGCCGTTGGCCGAGCCGCCGGTACCGAAAGGCGGCCCAAACCGCCCCTCGGCCGAACCGGATCCGCCGTTCGTCGCCAGCGAGTTCGGACGCTTCAACGAGCCCTGGGCGATGACCTTCCTGCCCGACGGCCGCCTGCTGGTCACCGAGAAGGGCGCGCGTCTGCGCCTGTTCAATCCGGCCACGCGCCAGACCAGCGAGATCACCGGCCTGCCCTCCGTGGCCTACGGCGGTCAGGGCGGCTTGGGCGACGTGGTTCTGCATCCGCAGTTCGCGAGCAATCGCTACGTCTATTTCAGCTACGCCGAAACCGGACCCAACAGCACCCGCGGCGCGGTGGTCTCGCGCGCGCTGCTCACGCTCAACGGCAATGGCGTCGGCGGCAGCCTGTCGGGCATGCAGGTGCTGTGGCGGCAGACGCCCAAGGTCACCGGCGAGGGCCACTACAGCCACCGCATCGCTTTCGGTGGCGACGGCAAGTTGTGGATCACCTCCGGCGACCGGCAGAAGTTCGATCCGGCGCAGGACCTGCAGCAGAACCTGGGCAAGGTGATCCGCCTCAACGACGACGGATCGGTCCCCGCCGACAATCCCTTCGCCGCCACCGGCGGTGTCGCCGCGCAGGTGTGGACCCTGGGCCATCGCAACCTGCTGGGCATCGCCTTCGACGCCTCGGGGCGCTTGTGGACGCACGAGATGGGACCGGCCGGCGGCGACGAGCTCAACCTGATCGAACGCGGCACGAACTACGGCTGGCCCATCGTCTCCAACGGCGACCATTACGACGGCAAACCTATTCCCGACCACCCGACCCGCCCGGAATTCAACGCGCCGGAAGCCTGGTGGTCGCCGGTGATCGCGCCGGCCGGCTTCATCATCTACAGCGGCGACCTGTTCCCGTACTTCCGCGGCCAGGGCTTCATCGGCGGCCTCGCCTCGCAGGCGCTGGTGCGCATCCAGTTCGACGGCGTCACAGCGCGCGAATCCAAGCGCTATCCCATGGGCGCGCGCATCCGCGAAGTCGAGCAAGGGCCCGACGGCGCGATCTGGGTGCTGGAAGACGGCAGCAATGCGCGGCTGCTCAAGCTGACGCCAACGCCCTACTGACGGCGCCGGCTTCGCCCGCCACCGCACCCGTGGACGCGACCGCCCACGGGTCGGGGACGGCGCCTACTTCTTGCAGGCAGTCGCGGCGTCTGCGTGGGCCAGGTCCGCGCCCCACAGACACACGACGCGGTCCAGTGCGAGTCCGCTGCGCGAATTGCTGAAGAACACGATGCCGTCGCCGGTCGTCGGCCGCATCAGGAACTTGGCGCGGAACCCTGCCTGGTTGCGTCCGTCGTGACCGACCGCGGTGCTGCCGTCGGGCAGGCGCTCGATGAAGTGGCCCAGGCCATAGACCATGTCGCCGGGCGCGCTCGGCGCGCTGAGCTTTGCCGGCGTGTACATCAGATCCAGTTGCTGCTGAGTCAGCGGGCCTTGCGTGGTGCGGTACTTGGCCGCCATGCCGGCGGTCATCCAGCGCGCGAAGTCGTTGACGGTCGTGGTCAGCGTCGACGGCGCCTGTTCTACGTAGTACCGCATCGGCACCGCGGCACCGTCGTCGCCATGCCCTTGCGCCGCATCGGCGATGATCTGCGGCGTCATGGCGACGCTGGTGTGGGTCATGCCCAACGGACGGAACACCAGCTCCTGCGCCAGATCCGCGTACTTGCGTCCGGTCTCGCGCTCGATCGCCAACTGCATCAGCGTGTAGCCGCCGCCGGAGTACTGGAACTTCTCGCCGACCGGCGCGAACAGCTCGACCGCACCGCGGCCGTTGGTCTTGCCCGCCAGCGACTCCTCAAGGGTCGGCAGTTCCTGGTAGTCCAGCCAGCCCTGGTAGCCGCCCAGCGTGGTGCCCGCGGTATGCGACAGCAGGTAGCGGATCGTGACGCGCCGGTAGTCGTACTGATTGATCGCCAGCGGCCAAGGCGACACCACCTCGGCGACCGGGCGGTCCAGATCGATGCGTCCCTGCGCGGCCAGCCCCATCGTCACCCAACTGGCGATCGGCTTGGACAGCGACGCCGCTACGAACACCGTGTCGGGCGTCACCGCCTGGGTGCCGGCGTGATCGGCGTAACCGAAGCCGCGGGCGTAGACCAATTTTCCCTTTACGATCAATCCCACCGCGACGCCTTTGATGTTCGCTTCCTTCATCAATGCCGGCACTTCGCGTTCGATGACGCTGACGAATGCCGCGTGAGGATTGGATGGCGCTGCGCCGTAGGCCTGCGCGCTTAGCGGCGCGGCGGTTGCGAGCAAGGAGGCAAACGTAGCAACGGCGGCGCCGACCTGGTGACGGCGAAAGCGAAGGCGTTGGTGATTCATGAGATCCCGATTGGATTGGATGGCGGAGTCCGCTGTAGGCACGGCGACGACGATGCGCACGCCGGCCCGAGAGGCATGGACGAAGATCACGCGATCCATTCGCGGCATCCCCCGCCGCGACCTGTCCATGCGCAGCTGAGATGCCGAATTTGCCGGCCGGGTTTAGAGGACTGCGCGGGGCTCAGCGCCCGACCACCGCCCGCGCGCCCGTCGCACGCATGCTGACGAGCACGGCGATCGCCGCGATGCCGACGCCGGTGATCGCGATCGGCGTGCGCCACAGCCACAAGACAACGCAGGCGCACAAGGCCGCGGCGGCGAACACATAGGCGGCCGCGCGCGAACGCGCGCCCAGCATCACCGCACCGATCGTCAGGAACGCCACCGCGCCGACGGTCGCCAGCAGCGCGAGGACGCTGATGTCGCCGGTGCTGGCCAGCTGGTAACCCGTCGCGATATTGAACACGTATAGGCAGGCTTGAATCGCCACCAGCGCCAGGCAGCTGCGCCGCCAACCCGCGAACGGCGTCGCCACCACGGCGGTGTCCGCGGCGGGCGGGCGGTAGGGGTCGTGTTGATCCATGGGGCAGCGGCCGGTGTCGACTGGCCGCTATCGTGCACCCTTCCACGCCGGCACAGTAGCCACCCTAGTGGCCGGTGCGCAGCGGGCGGCGCCGCGACGCCGCCCGCATCGTCGTGCAGGCGGCCTTATGCCCGCGCGCTTGCGGCCTCGTCGATCAGCGCGGCCACTTGCGCCGGCTGCGACGCCAGCGAGGCGTGGCCGGCGTCCAGGGTAATGACTTTGCGCGCGCCCAGGCGGTCGGACATGCGCTGCTGGTTTTCCGGCGCAATCATGCGGTCCTGGTTGGATATCTGGTACCAGGACGGTTTGTGCTTCCACGCCGGGTCGGAAATCGCATCGCCGAAGGTGCTGGCCAGTGGCGCCTTCTGCGTCACGCCCATCGCGTAGCCTTCGTCCTCGCTCAAGTCCTGGCAGAAACTCTCGTGGAATTTGTCGGCCTTGACCCAGAGATAGCCGTCGCTGTCGGGCGCCAGATTGGGCACCGCCACCGGCGGATGCTCCTGGGTGATGCCGCCGGGGCTTTCGCCGGCATCGGGCGCGAACGCGGCGATGTAGACCAGGCCGACCACGTTGTCCTGGTTGCCGGCCTGGGTGATCACGGCGCCGCCGTAGGAATGCCCGACCAACAACACCGGGCCGTCGACCTGCGCCACCATCTTGCGGGTGCGCTCGGCATCGTCGGCCAGCGAGGTCAGCGGCAGTTCGACCGCACGCATCGCGGTGTGGCCCAGGCGCTTGAGTTCCAGGATCACCTTGTTCCAATGGGCCGCGCCGCCCCAGAAACCATGCACCAGGACCACCGTAGGCTTGTTGCTCATCTTGGCTGCTCCATAAACGGGCCGAGTCGCCGACACGAAGACGCCGCAACCGGTCGGCTCGGCTGCGTGCGGGAACCCTGGGCGGTGACTGCCACGAGCGCCTATCAGGCTGCGACGTGGACTGTGATGCGCTTGTGGACGCTTTGTGACGAACCGACCGGCTTCGGGTGCCCAGCGAATCGAACGCCGTGCCGGGCGCGCGCGCTCACGGCGAGGACACCGTGACGGAACAGGCCGGGCTCAGGCCATGCCGGTCGACCCGTTGCACGTCCAGCCGCGTGGATCCGCCCTGCTCCGCATAAGTCAGGCCGACCAGAAAGATTTGCGAGCGGAACCTGCGAAACGCGATATGCGGATATTCGGCGGTGTAGCTCTGGCCGGTCGCGGACAATGTCAGGCGCGCCCGCATCGGGTCCGAGGGAACCCGGCTGGGCGACGCACCGCGGTACAGCAGGATCGAATCGCCGACATCGTCGCCGTCGAGATCGACGTTGGGAATGCGCAAGTTCCACGTCGCATCGTCGGCCGCTGTCAGGTCCATGGTTTCCAGCACCTGCCCCACGCGTCCATGCGCTTCGGACACGCCCCGCAACGCGGCGCATAAGGCGGGTTCTGCGGCGGCCGCGACGCTTGCCGTGCCGATCAGCGGCAGCAGGCAGGCGCATAGGAGCCAGCCTCGGTCCTTCTTCATGAACAGTCTCCGGCAGTCCTGGTCCTCGACCGCACCAGCATAGGCGAATCCGTACGCGGCAAATGGTGCCGGCGCCCCGTCCCGGCGCAGCGTCCGGCTCAAGCCGGAAGGTTCTGCCCGATGCGCCACAGCACGCCGGTCGGATCGCTCATGGGAAAGTCGCGCAGGCCCCAGGGCCGGTCCTGCGGCGTCTCGGCGAACACCCCGAAGCGTTCGACCACGCGCGCCTCCACGACCTGCCGGTACCAATCGTCCACGTTCTCGACCAGCAAGTGCATCATGAAATTGTCCGCATGCTCGCGCACGTAGAACTTCTGCAACAGGAAACTGGTCGTGCCATGGCGCACGTAAGCCATATCCTCGGACCACCACGGCACCTCGAAGCCCAGCGCTTCGTAGAACGCCTTGGAGACGTCCAGGTCGCGGGCCGGGACGAAGGCCTTGATCTCGACGGCGGTCAGATTCATCGCATCTTCCTTATGGGGCTCGGGCCAGATGCTGCTCCGCCAGCGCCGTCCAGTCGCGCTCGGGAGAGAATCCGGCGCTTTTCACCACCTCGGCCAGCGCCGGGTACAGGGCCCACGGCGGACCCACATCGGCGCCGTCCCACTTCACCTGCGAGCACTTGAAGCAGATCGCCATGGTGCTGAGCAACGCGTCGCCAGCGTAGAAGCGCAGGGTGTGGTGCGGTTCGAAGATGCAAGCGGTGACGGCGTTCTGCGTCTGCGGATCCAGGCCATCGATCGAGGACAGGAAGCGATCGCGCAGCGCGGCGCTGAATTCGCAACGCCCGTAGACGACCTCGTCCGGAATCCGCGAGCGGCCGCGGCCGCTGTCGTAGACGTCCAGCGGGCAGGAATGCTCGGTCAGCACGATGCGATCCGAACGCCTTATCGTCTCGGCCAGCCGGGCCCGGTACTCCAGTCCATGGTGGGCGGTGTTCACGGGCACGGACGACGTTCCTAGCGCGGGCGGTATTGGCGCGGCGCCGGATCCACAGCCCTTGGCCGCGAACACCGTTCGCCTGCATGGATAGCGCACGCAGCCTCTCCGCGATGCCGCATTCGCTTCGCCAGGATGGTCGGATGCACCGATGGAGAAGTCAACGCGGCGCGGCTGCGGCGAGCGGCGGACCGCTGCGTTGCGCTTGAACGACGGCGACACACGCCTGGGTCACGGCCTTCGTTCGGGCGCCGCGCGGGCTACCATGATTCTCGCCCCGTTGCTGCTCGGCCGGAAACACGCATGACCTCGGCATCGCCCCAAGACCATTGGATCGCCACCCCGCAGGGTCGGCTCTTCGCCCGCCGCTGGCCCACGCCCGTAGGACGCGCGGCGTCAACGCCTATCGTGTTGTTCCACGATTCGCTGGGGTGCGTCGAACTGTGGCGCGACTACCCCGAACGACTCGCGTCCGCGAGCGGGCGCGAGGTCGTCGCCTACGACCGTCTGGGTTACGGCCGCTCGGACGCACACCCGGACCGCCTGCGCACCGACTTCATACACGACGAGGCCCATACCGGTTTTGCGCACGTGCGCGAGCAATTGGCCATCGACGACTTCATCGCCCTCGGCCACAGCGTCGGCGGCGGCATGGCCGTGGGCTGCGCGGCCGCCTACCCTGAGCGCTGTCGCGCGTTGATCACCGAGTCGGCGCAGGCCTTCGTTGAAGACCGCACGCTGGCGGGCATCCGTGCGGCGAAGCTCGCTTTCGCGCAACCGGGTCAGCTCGAACGCCTGCAGCGCTACCACGGCGACAAGGCGGCCTGGGCGCTGAGCGCGTGGATCGACACCTGGCTGGCGCCGGAGTTCGCGGACTGGACGCTGGACGACGACCTGCGCCGCCTGCGCTGCCCCGTGCTGGTGCTGCATGGCGACCACGACGAGTTCGGATCGGCGCGGCATCCCGAACGCATTGCGACATCGAGCGCGGGGCTTGGCACCATGCACCTGCTGGAAGGCTGCGGGCATGTCCCTCACCGCGAGCAGGCCGATGGGGTGCTCGATATCGTCGTGCAGTGGCTGAGCGCGTCGGTGCCGGGCGGCTGATCGCTGAGCGTTGGCGCCGGCACGGTGCTTACGCTGGCGGCTTAGGCGGCGCGGTCGCGGCTTGCGCCGCGCGCAGACTACGACAAGCCCAGACTCGCCGACCAACCGTGCCGCTGATGGCCCACCAGACGGTCGAAGTACCACAGGTAGACCGCCGCCGCATCCCGAAACTCGGCGCCCTTCGGCAGCGGCGTCGCGCCGCTGAGCACGCCTGCGGAGATTTCCATCCATCCGCTGGTGTCGTCGGCCTCCAGGCCCAGGCGCTGCGCGGCCTGCACCACTGCCGGCGACGGATCCCCGTCAGGCCACTGGCTGTTCACTTCCAACAAGTAATACAGATGCTCCGGCAGCACGATGCCGGACAACGCCCGTGTCGTGGCCGTATCGCGGCGCAGGTCCGCCACGGCCGCCTTGAGCGGCGCCAAGGCGATGACTTGGCCCTGGGCGTCGGTGAGATCGGACTCGGCGATCGCGCGATGCGCCATGCCCGACCAGAACGCCGCATCGTGGCGGCCGTCGGTCTGCGCCATGTGCGTCGCCGCGTGTTCGGCGATGGCGCCTTCGCGGGTGAACAACGGCGTCAGCACGCGGTCGTCGCGATGGCTGTAGCCGAAGAAGTAACGCCGCCCATCGACGACGATGGACTCGATCCCGCCTACCGCGCCGGCGTCGAGAGACGGAAGCCCGGTTTGCCTATCGCAAGCGCCCACCAGCAGCGTTGCCGCGACCAAGACCAGCGAGGCGAACCACAGCAGCAAACGCTCCATGCCACGCTACTCCAGGCCTTCAGCCGCGTTGCGCCTTGGGCTTGGATGACTGGCCCGAACCCGCGGGCCGGCCGAAACGCTTGGCCGAAAGCTCCGCGGCCTTGGCGCGTTCGACGTCGCGGTTCTTGGGCGGACTGAACGTGGTCAGCGAATTGATGAGCGTGGTCGCCGCCTCGCTGACCTGCTTCACGGCCAGATCGAACGCGGCCTGATTGGCCTGCGACGGCGCGTTGAAACCGCTGAGCTTGCGTACGAACTGCAACGCCGACGCGCGCACCTCGTCGGCCGTCGCCGGCGGCTCGAAGTTGTACAGGGTCCGGATGTTTCGGCACATAGCGCCTCCCGAGCTGGGGTGCGACCGATCGCGGCGACCGGTCGCGCTTGTTTGCGAACGAGTGTCGTGCGGCCGTTCCAGCGCTGTCAACGCGGCCATGTCGTGCCGGCGACTCGGCCGGAGAAGCTCTGATCTTCGCGAGCATCCCGGCTTGACAAATCCAATATTTCCATAATACTGGAACTATGGAAGAATCAACCGCCCTGGCCGCGCTCGGCGCCCTAAGCCACGAATCCCGGCTGGCCGCGTTCCGCCAACTCGTGCAAGCCGGCCCCGAGGGTATGTCGGTGGGCGAGCTTCGAGAGCGCCTGGACCTACCGCCCGCCACCCTCACCGCTCACCTCAATGTGCTGCGCAATGCCGGCTTGGTGCACGACCAACGCGAGGGCCGGGTGATCCGGGTCCGCGCCCATTACGTGCAGATGAACGCGCTGCTGGCCTACCTCACCGAAAACTGCTGCGGCGGCGTCGAAACCTGCGCGCCCGCTTGCGCCCCTCGCCCGAAAGGAGCCTCACGATGAATCGCTTCCATGTGCATCTGAACGTCGCCGACCTCTCCGCCAGCATCCGCTTCTACAACGAACTGTTCGCCATGCCGCCGACCGTGCAGAAAGCGGACTACGCCAAATGGATGCTGGACGACCCGCGCATCAATTTCGCCATCTCCCATACCGGCCGCGCGCCGGGCATCGACCACCTGGGGCTGCAAGTCGATAGCGGCGACGAACTCAGCGCCTTGGGCCAGCGCCTGGACGCGGCCGGCGGCACCGTCGTCCCCGAGGAAGCGGCCGTGTGCTGTTACGCGCAGGCCGACAAGCTGTGGACCGCCGACCCGCAGGGCACGCGTTGGGAAACCTTCCACACGTTCGGCGAAGCCACCACCTACTACGACCCGGACGTGGGGTGCGCCGGCGAAGGCGCGGCCGCCTGCGCGCCCAGCCCGCCGATAGCCGCGAAACCGGTAGCCGCCGGTTGCTGCGCCACATCCGCCAGCTGTGGCTGAGGTTGGCGCCATGCAGGTGCGCATCGCCCTCCCCTCAGAACACGCGGCTATCCGTCAATTGCTGACAGCCAGCGCGCTGCCTGTGCAGGACCTCGATACAGCCGCAGTCGCCTTTCTAGTGGCGGACGACGACCGCGTGCTGGCCGGCGTGGTCGGGGTGCAAGCGTTCGGCGACGTCGGCTTGTTGCGCTCGCTGGCGGTAAGTCCCGAGTACCGCCGCACCGGCATCGGCGACCGTCTGGTCGCCGCGGCCGAGCGCGACGCGCAGGCGCGCGGCCTGCGCCAGTTGGTCCTGCTGACGCAGACCGCCGCCGACTTCTTCAGCAAGCGCGGTTACAGGCCCATCGAACGTGCGCAGGCGCCGACCGGCGTGCAAGCCAGCGCCGAATTCCAATCGCTGTGCCCGGCGTCGGCGGCATGCCTGAGCAAACAGATCGAATAGGCATCGGCACATCGCCGACGCTTCGCGATCGCCGCACCCTCCAGCCCTTCAATCCTCCTATGACCACCAAGCCACGCGTCCTGTTCGTCTGCGTCGAAAACGCCAACCGCAGCCAGATGGCCGAAGCCTTCGCCCGCCTTCATGGCGGCGACCGCGTCGAGGCCCACAGCGCCGGCTCCGCGCCGTCCGGCCGCATCAACCCCAAGGCCATTCATTACATGGCCGAGTTGGGTTACGACCTGAGCGCGCACGCGTCCAAGTCGCTGGACGAGATCGACGGCGCATTCGACGCCGTGATCACCATGGGGTGCGGCGACAACTGTCCTTGGGTGCCAGCGCGGGTGCGCGAGGATTGGGCGCTGCCCGATCCCAAGCACCTGGACGGCGATGCCTACCGCGCCGTGCGCGACGACATTTCGGCGCGCGTGCGCGCGCTGCTGGCCTCGTTGCAGTGAGCTTGCCGCGCAAGCTGTTGGCCGAGTTCATCGGTACCGCCCTGCTGCTGGCCACGGTGGTCGGCTCCGGCGTGATGGGCACGGCCTTGTCCGGCGGCAACGCCGCCATCGCCTTGCTCGCCAACGCCGCCGCGACCGCCGGCATGCTGTACGTGCTGATCGTGCTGCTGGGGCCGGTGTCGGGCGCGCATTTCAACCCGGCGGTCACGCTGGCCCTACGCCTGCGCGGAGCGCTGGACACCC includes:
- a CDS encoding DUF1801 domain-containing protein, yielding MQKTPPAANPDAYVAALDGWRRDLVEQLRADVLAAAKLDEKIKWGHLVYFSNGPVLLIRAEAQRVLFGFWRGKRLLEIEPRLKPGGKFELATLDLREGMTIATAVVRRLTREAVALNRSVGDPTGKRAAEAVR
- a CDS encoding group II truncated hemoglobin, which translates into the protein MHNDGVPTLYEWLGGIDALQRLTVRFYQHVRADALLGEVFAHMSDDHPAHVAAFLAEVLGGPELYSRAHGGHPQMIRHHLNRHLSQEQRRRWVSLLLETADELALPDDPEFRSALVGYLEWGSRLAVINSQPGASVEAGAPMPKWGWGEVKGPYTG
- a CDS encoding DUF6506 family protein, which gives rise to MSDGEAALISWAFIFEAPQMDPAVDRMVIERGGVRTTIVGVPEQAAVVDVAVALVEDGAQFIELCGGFEPVWAGRVFDAIRACTTTAFRPCTNGWAASTRCSA
- a CDS encoding PQQ-dependent sugar dehydrogenase; this encodes MNRSLTTLSALALLAACTPSAGQLTGSPSKQTDDQAPANFIMVAKSTPDTPPAAQTPQPASAPAAQPLAEPPVPKGGPNRPSAEPDPPFVASEFGRFNEPWAMTFLPDGRLLVTEKGARLRLFNPATRQTSEITGLPSVAYGGQGGLGDVVLHPQFASNRYVYFSYAETGPNSTRGAVVSRALLTLNGNGVGGSLSGMQVLWRQTPKVTGEGHYSHRIAFGGDGKLWITSGDRQKFDPAQDLQQNLGKVIRLNDDGSVPADNPFAATGGVAAQVWTLGHRNLLGIAFDASGRLWTHEMGPAGGDELNLIERGTNYGWPIVSNGDHYDGKPIPDHPTRPEFNAPEAWWSPVIAPAGFIIYSGDLFPYFRGQGFIGGLASQALVRIQFDGVTARESKRYPMGARIREVEQGPDGAIWVLEDGSNARLLKLTPTPY
- a CDS encoding serine hydrolase domain-containing protein — encoded protein: MGLIVKGKLVYARGFGYADHAGTQAVTPDTVFVAASLSKPIASWVTMGLAAQGRIDLDRPVAEVVSPWPLAINQYDYRRVTIRYLLSHTAGTTLGGYQGWLDYQELPTLEESLAGKTNGRGAVELFAPVGEKFQYSGGGYTLMQLAIERETGRKYADLAQELVFRPLGMTHTSVAMTPQIIADAAQGHGDDGAAVPMRYYVEQAPSTLTTTVNDFARWMTAGMAAKYRTTQGPLTQQQLDLMYTPAKLSAPSAPGDMVYGLGHFIERLPDGSTAVGHDGRNQAGFRAKFLMRPTTGDGIVFFSNSRSGLALDRVVCLWGADLAHADAATACKK
- a CDS encoding alpha/beta hydrolase; protein product: MSNKPTVVLVHGFWGGAAHWNKVILELKRLGHTAMRAVELPLTSLADDAERTRKMVAQVDGPVLLVGHSYGGAVITQAGNQDNVVGLVYIAAFAPDAGESPGGITQEHPPVAVPNLAPDSDGYLWVKADKFHESFCQDLSEDEGYAMGVTQKAPLASTFGDAISDPAWKHKPSWYQISNQDRMIAPENQQRMSDRLGARKVITLDAGHASLASQPAQVAALIDEAASARA
- a CDS encoding VOC family protein; protein product: MNLTAVEIKAFVPARDLDVSKAFYEALGFEVPWWSEDMAYVRHGTTSFLLQKFYVREHADNFMMHLLVENVDDWYRQVVEARVVERFGVFAETPQDRPWGLRDFPMSDPTGVLWRIGQNLPA
- a CDS encoding alpha/beta hydrolase; translation: MTSASPQDHWIATPQGRLFARRWPTPVGRAASTPIVLFHDSLGCVELWRDYPERLASASGREVVAYDRLGYGRSDAHPDRLRTDFIHDEAHTGFAHVREQLAIDDFIALGHSVGGGMAVGCAAAYPERCRALITESAQAFVEDRTLAGIRAAKLAFAQPGQLERLQRYHGDKAAWALSAWIDTWLAPEFADWTLDDDLRRLRCPVLVLHGDHDEFGSARHPERIATSSAGLGTMHLLEGCGHVPHREQADGVLDIVVQWLSASVPGG
- a CDS encoding DUF2277 domain-containing protein; its protein translation is MCRNIRTLYNFEPPATADEVRASALQFVRKLSGFNAPSQANQAAFDLAVKQVSEAATTLINSLTTFSPPKNRDVERAKAAELSAKRFGRPAGSGQSSKPKAQRG